GTTTCACTTAATCACTAAGAAAAAAATCATATTATGAACAAAGCTGAATTGGTTGCTAAAATCGCCGAAGACGCAGGCACCACTAAAACCCAGGCAAATGCGGCTATTGATTCTTTTATAGAAGCCGTAACAAAGACCCTGAAAGGCGGTGGAAAGGTTACCCTGGTAGGTTTTGGTACTTTCTCTGTGTCGAAACGAGCAGCCCGTACAGGTCGCAATCCTCAAACAGGCGCCGTTATCAAGATCAAGGCGAAAAAAGTAGCCCGCTTCAAAGCTGGTAAAGAGCTGTCGGCCAAATTATAAGAAGGGATTGAAATATCACTCCGGATGGCGTGTTCTCACCGAACGCGCCATTTTTTTGTGCGTATGTGCCGGGGGCATTGGCGGGCAGTTTATGGGGTGGTATTCCGCCATCTATTTTTAATCTTTGCAGTTCGGGGATTTTCGCGAAATTCGCAGTCCTAATATTAATTTCAAAACCAGTTTAAAAATCCTAATCATGGGTAGAGGTGACAAAAAATCTAAAAAAGGCAAAATTTTCAAGGGTTCTTTTGGCAAAAGCCGTCCTGCAAGGCCTGCTGCTGCTAAAAAAGCTGAAGAAAAGAAAGCATAATAGTTATGACTTACTTTTAAAATATAGAATGCCTGATACCGAGCATTTGCGTAAGGTATCAGGCATTTGTATTATTGGCATGCATCGGTTGCGTATGTTACTGATGTATCTTATTCAGCAGCCTGTGAAATCAACTCATTAAAAAACGCCGGCAATCTATAGATTGATCCAGCGTTTTTTTTCAATTGGGAGTTAAGGCCTGCGCTGTTCAGATTCCGAATAATAACAGGCAGGCGGGGTGCTGTAAGTTGGTATGGAATACTAAGGCGCCAACCTTTCGATCTTCCAGTTATTATTTTGACGCGTGTATTTGATCCTGTCGTGCAGGCGGCTGCTTCTACCCTGCCAGAATTCAACCGTTTCGGGCTTAATAAGGTATCCTCCCCAGAATTCGGGGCGAGGAATAGGTTTGCCTGCGAACTCGGCTTTAACGGCTTCTATTTTTTGATCCAGGATGGTTCTGTCGGCTATCACATGGCTCTGTGGGGAAGCCCAGGCACCGATGCGGCTACCTTCGGGGCGGGAATTAAAGTATTCGTCGTTATCGGCGGCGGAGATCTTTTCGACGGTACCGAAGACCCTTACCTGGCGTTGTAATTCTTTCCAGAAGAAGATCATGGAAGCTTTGGGGTTCTCTGCGAGTTCCTGTGCTTTCACGCTGTTATAGTTGGTAAAAAACACGAAGCCTTTTTTATCGTAACTCTTCAGGAGGATGATACGTGCATCGGGGATACCGTCTTTTGTAGCGGTGGCAACGGTTGTAACGTTGGCTTCTTCGATCTCACTATCGATGGCTTCGTTCCACCAGGTGGTGAACTGGTCGATGGCATCGGGAGCGATAACAGACTCATCAAGCGTTTTCAGACTATAGTCGGTGCGGATATCAGCAATGGCTCTTTGGATAGACATAGTAACAGCAATTTTTCTGCATCAAAGGTATCGTACTTGTAAGGGGGCACAAAAAAATCCCGCCGGGAAGGCGGGATTTATGATAAGAATCATATT
This Filimonas effusa DNA region includes the following protein-coding sequences:
- a CDS encoding HU family DNA-binding protein gives rise to the protein MNKAELVAKIAEDAGTTKTQANAAIDSFIEAVTKTLKGGGKVTLVGFGTFSVSKRAARTGRNPQTGAVIKIKAKKVARFKAGKELSAKL
- a CDS encoding 30S ribosomal protein THX, which codes for MQFGDFREIRSPNINFKTSLKILIMGRGDKKSKKGKIFKGSFGKSRPARPAAAKKAEEKKA
- the pdxH gene encoding pyridoxamine 5'-phosphate oxidase; the protein is MSIQRAIADIRTDYSLKTLDESVIAPDAIDQFTTWWNEAIDSEIEEANVTTVATATKDGIPDARIILLKSYDKKGFVFFTNYNSVKAQELAENPKASMIFFWKELQRQVRVFGTVEKISAADNDEYFNSRPEGSRIGAWASPQSHVIADRTILDQKIEAVKAEFAGKPIPRPEFWGGYLIKPETVEFWQGRSSRLHDRIKYTRQNNNWKIERLAP